In Flavobacterium sp. N1736, the following are encoded in one genomic region:
- a CDS encoding polysaccharide lyase, which yields MKNNFQKTTLKRTMMIISFCSFFSSAYAQYPEIPKPLQDKTDQILADEEKRLAEIWTANYSTIQAEAKLGRPYLPWASYPKDFVHADIPAFPGAEGGGAFTPGGRGGKIFVVTSLEDSGKGTFREACEAVGARIIVFNVSGIIHLKKRISMRAPYVTIAGQTSPGDGICIAGETLEIDTHDVIIRHMRFRRGETDVTRRDDALGGNPIGNIIVDHCSVSWGLDENISLYRHQFAANDKSKLEKLPACNITIQNTISSEGLDTYNHAFGSTIGGLNSTFMRNLWADNISRNASIGMYGDFNFVNNVIFNWWNRSLDGGDYRSMFNIINNYFKPGPITPTDQPIRYRILKPESGYMKPKTYGRAYVDGNYIVGSPEVTADNWNGGIQLEDQSAEETKQYLELIKQPKPFSMPHITIMKAEEAYEFVLNNVGATLPKRDAVDERIIKQVRTGKIESKDGLENSIGKEFIKRRLPADSYKRGIITNPNQVGGYPDYKGKAYKDSDNDGISDAWEKKYGLNPNDASDANKDSNGDGYTNIEKYFNGIDPKSKTDWTKTENNTDTLSKVLLQ from the coding sequence ATGAAAAACAATTTCCAAAAAACCACCCTGAAAAGAACAATGATGATTATTTCATTTTGTTCTTTCTTTTCTTCTGCGTACGCGCAATATCCCGAAATCCCAAAACCACTTCAGGACAAAACCGATCAGATTTTGGCCGATGAAGAAAAAAGATTAGCCGAAATCTGGACCGCTAATTACAGCACAATTCAGGCCGAAGCAAAATTGGGACGACCATATTTACCTTGGGCTTCCTATCCTAAAGATTTTGTTCATGCCGATATTCCTGCTTTTCCGGGAGCTGAAGGCGGAGGAGCATTTACACCGGGAGGTCGAGGCGGAAAAATATTTGTAGTAACCAGTTTAGAAGACAGTGGAAAAGGAACTTTCAGAGAAGCATGCGAAGCCGTTGGAGCCAGAATAATCGTGTTTAACGTTTCAGGAATAATCCACTTAAAAAAACGTATCAGTATGCGTGCGCCTTACGTTACAATTGCCGGACAAACTTCGCCGGGCGATGGAATTTGCATTGCAGGAGAAACTTTAGAAATCGATACACACGACGTAATTATCAGACATATGCGTTTCCGCAGAGGAGAAACAGATGTTACACGCAGAGACGACGCACTTGGCGGAAATCCTATCGGAAATATAATTGTAGACCACTGCTCAGTAAGCTGGGGATTAGACGAAAATATTTCCTTATACAGACATCAGTTTGCAGCAAATGATAAATCGAAACTGGAGAAATTACCTGCTTGTAATATCACCATTCAAAACACCATTTCTTCAGAAGGTTTAGATACTTATAATCATGCTTTTGGAAGTACAATTGGCGGATTAAACAGTACATTTATGCGTAATTTATGGGCCGATAATATTTCAAGAAATGCTTCTATCGGAATGTATGGCGATTTTAATTTTGTGAATAATGTGATTTTCAATTGGTGGAACCGTTCCCTTGACGGAGGAGATTATCGTTCGATGTTCAACATCATCAATAATTACTTCAAACCGGGACCAATAACACCAACAGATCAGCCAATTCGTTACAGAATTCTAAAACCGGAATCAGGTTATATGAAACCCAAAACATACGGAAGAGCTTATGTTGACGGAAATTATATCGTTGGATCTCCGGAAGTTACAGCAGATAACTGGAATGGCGGTATACAATTAGAAGATCAGTCGGCTGAAGAAACAAAACAATATTTAGAATTAATCAAACAGCCAAAACCATTCTCGATGCCTCATATTACAATTATGAAAGCAGAAGAAGCCTATGAATTTGTATTGAATAATGTTGGAGCAACTTTGCCAAAAAGAGATGCAGTTGACGAAAGAATTATCAAACAAGTTCGTACAGGAAAAATTGAATCGAAAGATGGTTTGGAAAATTCAATTGGAAAAGAATTCATTAAAAGAAGATTGCCGGCAGACTCTTATAAAAGAGGAATTATTACCAATCCAAATCAAGTTGGCGGATATCCTGATTATAAAGGAAAAGCCTATAAAGATTCTGATAATGACGGAATTTCTGATGCCTGGGAAAAGAAATACGGCTTGAATCCAAACGATGCATCAGATGCCAATAAAGATTCAAACGGAGACGGATATACCAATATTGAAAAATATTTTAACGGTATAGATCCAAAATCTAAAACAGACTGGACAAAAACAGAAAATAATACAGATACATTATCGAAAGTATTATTGCAATAA
- a CDS encoding DUF3826 domain-containing protein — protein sequence MKSIKKISVLMVLFAFFNGIAQQNLDPEYIKVTNERASKIVAKLELANPAKEKTVTDIVAQQFRDLTGIQDGRDAEIKKVKEDASLAKEKQNEKIDKLKATADKAIEKLHKAYLKKLGTQLTEDKIIAVKDGMTYGVVEITYAGYQDMLPALTKEQKEYIYTNLVEAREHAMDGGSSKEKHAWFGKYKGRINNYLSKQGYDLNKESADWHARVEEREKNKKKE from the coding sequence ATGAAGTCAATTAAAAAAATAAGTGTTTTGATGGTGCTTTTCGCATTCTTTAACGGAATAGCACAACAAAATTTAGATCCCGAATATATAAAAGTAACCAACGAAAGAGCTTCAAAAATTGTAGCAAAATTAGAGTTGGCAAACCCTGCAAAAGAAAAAACAGTAACCGATATTGTTGCACAGCAATTTAGAGATCTGACTGGAATTCAGGATGGGAGAGATGCTGAAATCAAAAAAGTAAAAGAAGATGCAAGTTTAGCAAAAGAAAAGCAAAACGAAAAAATTGATAAGCTAAAAGCAACAGCAGATAAAGCTATTGAAAAATTGCACAAGGCCTATTTGAAAAAATTAGGAACTCAATTAACAGAAGATAAAATTATTGCCGTTAAAGACGGAATGACTTACGGAGTTGTCGAAATCACATACGCAGGATATCAGGATATGCTGCCGGCATTAACCAAAGAACAAAAAGAATACATCTACACCAATTTAGTAGAAGCCAGAGAACATGCAATGGACGGTGGCTCATCTAAAGAAAAACATGCCTGGTTTGGTAAATACAAAGGAAGAATTAATAATTATTTATCAAAACAAGGTTACGATTTAAACAAAGAAAGTGCTGACTGGCACGCACGTGTTGAAGAAAGAGAAAAGAATAAAAAGAAGGAATAG
- a CDS encoding polysaccharide lyase, whose amino-acid sequence MKNFTLSALFLLFLGSFQCFAQYPKISPEVQAQSKVIMDEAEKRSDEAWEKALVIIEEEAKHGKPYIPWASRPNDLPQADIPSFPGAEGGGMYTFGGRGGNVYTVTSLEDSGPGTLREACEKGGARIIVFNVSGIIKIKSPLIIRAPYITIAGQTAPGDGICVAGESVWINTHDVVIRHMRFRRGETFVGRRDDAIGGNPVGNIMIDHVSATWGLDENMSMYRHIYSPGPGYPDVKVGTVNITIQNSLFGEALDTYNHAFGSTLGGENCAFIRNMWANNAGRNPSIGWNGIFNFANNVIFNWYNRSTDGGDYTAIYNIMNNYYKPGPVTDLNEPISYRILKPESGRSKLPYMVFGRAYVSGNIVAGNDKVSKDNWDGGVQIENKKGELMSYDEAKGYFDKMKSDKPYPMPWFHPFMKADEAYEYVLKNAGATLPIRDKVDERIVRTVKTGVPEYAKGLEKKEFYQFEHRRLPMDSYKKGIITDVSQVGGYPEYKGKPYVDTDKDGMPDKWEKKHGLNPNDPSDAKLDSNNDGYTNIEDYINGIDPTKKVDWKDLSNNQETLTKSIQE is encoded by the coding sequence ATGAAAAATTTCACTTTATCGGCTCTTTTCCTATTGTTTTTAGGAAGTTTCCAATGTTTTGCCCAATATCCAAAAATCAGTCCCGAAGTTCAGGCACAATCCAAAGTCATTATGGATGAAGCAGAAAAACGTTCTGACGAAGCTTGGGAAAAAGCACTTGTAATTATTGAGGAAGAAGCCAAACATGGCAAACCTTATATTCCGTGGGCATCAAGACCAAACGATTTACCACAGGCAGATATCCCTTCTTTCCCTGGTGCCGAAGGTGGAGGAATGTACACTTTTGGAGGTCGTGGCGGAAATGTTTACACCGTTACAAGTCTTGAAGACAGCGGGCCAGGAACTTTACGTGAAGCGTGCGAAAAAGGAGGAGCCAGAATTATTGTCTTCAATGTTTCAGGAATTATCAAAATCAAAAGCCCGTTAATTATTCGTGCCCCTTATATTACTATTGCAGGACAAACAGCTCCGGGAGATGGTATTTGCGTAGCAGGAGAATCAGTTTGGATCAACACACACGACGTAGTAATCAGACACATGCGTTTTCGCAGAGGAGAAACATTCGTAGGTCGTCGTGATGATGCAATTGGAGGAAATCCTGTTGGAAATATTATGATCGATCACGTTTCTGCAACTTGGGGATTAGACGAAAACATGTCAATGTACAGACATATTTATAGCCCGGGTCCGGGTTATCCGGATGTAAAAGTGGGTACAGTAAACATTACAATCCAAAACAGTTTATTTGGAGAAGCATTGGATACTTACAACCATGCTTTTGGAAGTACTTTAGGAGGAGAAAATTGCGCTTTTATCAGGAATATGTGGGCAAACAATGCCGGTAGAAATCCTTCAATTGGATGGAATGGTATTTTCAACTTTGCAAACAATGTAATTTTCAACTGGTACAACAGATCAACAGACGGAGGTGATTATACCGCTATCTACAACATCATGAACAACTACTACAAACCGGGACCGGTTACTGATTTGAATGAGCCAATTAGCTACAGAATCTTAAAACCGGAATCAGGAAGAAGTAAATTGCCTTATATGGTTTTTGGCAGAGCATACGTAAGCGGAAATATAGTTGCCGGTAACGATAAAGTTTCAAAAGACAACTGGGATGGCGGTGTTCAGATCGAAAATAAAAAAGGAGAACTAATGTCTTATGACGAAGCTAAAGGTTATTTCGATAAAATGAAATCAGACAAACCTTACCCAATGCCTTGGTTTCACCCATTTATGAAAGCTGATGAAGCGTATGAATATGTATTGAAAAATGCGGGCGCAACATTGCCAATCAGAGATAAAGTAGACGAAAGAATCGTAAGAACAGTAAAAACAGGAGTTCCTGAATATGCAAAAGGATTAGAGAAAAAAGAATTCTACCAATTCGAACACAGACGTTTACCAATGGATTCTTATAAAAAAGGAATTATTACAGATGTTTCACAAGTTGGCGGATATCCTGAATATAAAGGAAAACCTTATGTTGATACAGACAAGGACGGTATGCCGGACAAATGGGAGAAAAAACATGGTTTAAACCCAAATGATCCTTCAGATGCTAAATTAGATTCAAACAACGACGGATATACAAATATCGAAGATTACATCAACGGAATTGATCCAACTAAAAAAGTAGACTGGAAAGATTTAAGCAATAATCAAGAAACACTAACAAAGTCTATACAAGAGTAA
- a CDS encoding RagB/SusD family nutrient uptake outer membrane protein has translation MKTKFNIYITLALVLVLGVSCSDNFLDEVKPIGQYDDSFYQSQQRVQAYVDNQYFDFFAAYKSPTSTVIGVYTDANTRLTEEQGGVQDYTNPGKLLNTPDVAKDYFGAKIGTGIINNAYTRIRECNNLLTDIDVKGASLDKTFRDQAKGQMYYMRAIQYFDLMRTYGGVPIVTSVMSPSVDDPAIKLPRAKVSEVVAQILADLDMAASLLPGNWDAANYGRFTKGAALAQKSRVLLTFASPLFNKNWDGSNERWQAALDAGLAAETQLTADGFGLYGGTIKDWDAMFLIDNVKCREAITVQLLGNSNADVTLNVNNNWEKGIRLPSQGGTGGISAPKEMIDLFPMKDGSRPTAANGYNDFTFFVGRDPRFYRTFAFSGEKWAYKENANAVLWSYRWVDNANKAYFNDLNTTSTSPAFVRKMTNTTATNATNYQYSPTDIMEYRYAELLLNIAECYAALGQTGNAVAYLGKIRARVGIPSTNNYGIGTLVDKYAAIEAVLYERRVELAYEGKRFWDVQRWMLYDNAALPGLSGGTVSKLGLAPINGTQRTGNYLQFKSTATAADPLATLRAGIVADPDAANFDTQLATLATFYNTNFVRATLVTPMDNVSGAAVSIKFNPNYYISGLNTTALTSNPWLLQTVGWNDATGGAGTYNYQE, from the coding sequence ATGAAAACAAAATTTAATATATATATAACTTTAGCGCTTGTACTTGTTTTAGGTGTGTCATGCAGTGACAATTTCCTGGATGAGGTTAAGCCTATCGGACAGTATGATGATTCATTCTATCAAAGTCAGCAACGCGTACAAGCTTATGTTGATAATCAGTACTTTGATTTTTTTGCAGCTTACAAATCGCCAACATCAACTGTAATTGGAGTTTATACAGATGCAAATACCAGACTGACAGAAGAACAAGGTGGAGTTCAGGATTATACTAATCCGGGTAAACTTCTTAATACTCCGGATGTAGCAAAAGATTATTTTGGTGCTAAAATTGGTACTGGTATTATTAATAATGCCTACACCAGAATTAGAGAATGTAATAACCTGCTTACAGATATTGATGTAAAAGGAGCAAGTTTAGATAAAACATTCCGTGATCAGGCAAAAGGACAAATGTACTATATGCGTGCTATACAATATTTTGATTTAATGCGTACTTATGGAGGTGTTCCTATTGTTACAAGTGTTATGAGCCCATCTGTTGATGATCCGGCTATTAAACTTCCAAGAGCAAAAGTATCTGAAGTAGTAGCGCAAATATTAGCAGATTTAGATATGGCTGCCAGTTTGTTACCTGGAAATTGGGACGCTGCAAATTACGGACGTTTTACAAAAGGTGCAGCTTTGGCTCAAAAATCAAGAGTATTATTAACCTTTGCAAGCCCTTTATTTAATAAAAATTGGGATGGTTCTAATGAACGCTGGCAAGCAGCTTTAGATGCCGGACTGGCAGCAGAAACACAATTAACAGCGGATGGTTTTGGATTATACGGAGGTACAATAAAAGACTGGGATGCTATGTTTTTAATTGATAATGTGAAGTGTAGAGAAGCAATTACTGTTCAACTTTTAGGAAATTCAAATGCTGACGTAACGTTAAACGTAAACAATAACTGGGAAAAAGGAATTCGTTTACCAAGTCAGGGAGGAACAGGCGGTATTTCGGCTCCTAAAGAAATGATCGATTTATTTCCAATGAAAGATGGTTCAAGACCAACTGCTGCAAACGGATATAATGATTTTACTTTCTTTGTTGGTCGTGATCCAAGATTTTACAGAACATTTGCTTTCTCTGGAGAAAAATGGGCATATAAAGAAAATGCAAACGCAGTTCTTTGGTCTTACCGTTGGGTAGATAATGCCAATAAAGCTTATTTTAATGACCTTAATACAACATCAACAAGTCCTGCATTTGTTCGTAAAATGACAAATACAACAGCTACTAATGCAACTAATTATCAGTATTCTCCAACAGATATTATGGAATACCGTTATGCGGAGTTATTACTAAATATTGCAGAATGTTATGCAGCATTAGGACAAACAGGTAATGCTGTAGCTTATTTAGGAAAAATTAGAGCACGTGTTGGTATTCCTTCAACAAATAATTACGGAATAGGAACATTAGTAGATAAATATGCTGCTATCGAAGCTGTATTATATGAGCGCAGAGTTGAATTAGCTTACGAAGGAAAACGTTTTTGGGATGTTCAAAGATGGATGCTTTATGATAATGCAGCACTTCCTGGACTTAGTGGAGGTACAGTTAGCAAATTAGGATTAGCACCAATTAATGGTACACAACGTACAGGAAATTACCTGCAATTCAAATCAACTGCAACAGCTGCTGATCCATTGGCAACATTGCGTGCAGGAATCGTTGCAGATCCGGATGCGGCTAATTTCGACACACAATTGGCAACTTTGGCAACATTTTACAATACTAATTTTGTACGTGCAACTTTAGTTACACCTATGGATAATGTTAGTGGAGCTGCAGTTTCAATTAAATTTAATCCAAATTATTATATAAGCGGTCTTAATACAACTGCTTTAACCTCTAATCCTTGGTTATTGCAAACAGTAGGTTGGAACGATGCCACCGGAGGTGCCGGAACTTACAATTATCAAGAATAA
- a CDS encoding SusC/RagA family TonB-linked outer membrane protein produces the protein MKQALIKRCSFLLFALMSIVSYAQTTTHVTVTGTVTDSFGGLIPGVNVTEKSTKNTVTTDYSGKYSIKVKAGGSLVFSFIGMRKVEMPLDGRTIVNAKMTEDSNQLDNIVVVGYGTQKKKELTGAIATIKPDDLMDLPVTNLSDALKGLLPGVTVTPSSGRPGDAGSIKIRQTFGYSKDGNSTIPLVIIDDMVQVDPASGLATLDAFNRLDPSEIESITVLKDASAAIYGSRASQGAIVVKTKRGKVGKAKFSYNSQFVVNDAVSHTKTMSAYEYGVFNNRYLTAQNPTIAPASLFSASELEQMKSLNYDWLKEAWKPAIQQKHSFNVSGGSEDITYFAGATYLTQDANMGYQKYDKWNYRTGINAKVAKNLDFSASISGTTAFIDKSFTKASANISDGSYGSAAGGEQADYGYLVHMPKFIPWETTVDGKQYYMSPFPNTNKNFGSANANNNIAGWNYFANLDNGSHQTTDDGSFNVNASLNYKVEAIKGLSFKASFARTKNSTYSEQIQLPYDLARITNYQLQDNHLASAAYPSSTIKNPEVGGIIDYAIETNVRNSRVYYNSNFSKNTQANFFANYNRTFGSHQISAMVGGERAESEWQSSRVAFFDTPKDYLGDWRTAGKPDTGNSTALKGNNATLSYFGTLNYNYQSKYLVQFLIRSDASTKFAPENYWGTFPSLQLGWVASKEEWFEKALPGVNFLKFRYSIGKTGKDNLQPFKWYQYYDVSVNKGWGFGPNGGQLVGGLTPKVSPNRDAKWDSTLKHNFGIDMAFLRNRLQITTDFYYDITKDMLTDMGSATGVPISVGGAFAEQNYAHVDAWGSELSVNWSDKINTKLSYDVGVNFSYGDNKIVKYPDQGNLLPSNNTKREGYSDGFQPVWGFKTWNETSTGDGILRTDQDVTNYWNYLTQNATAAGGTPSYLGITDPTKIQKGSLAYQDLAGVLNADGTLGGPNGQVLAGNDYAKLANSSRTYTVNTNLGMKYSGFSFRTQIVTSWGGANFVDLVNQGTSSANNMWARETFWNDMYGADNPNGKYPNLAQTGVLSPSDFWQLNTFRCFIRNLTVAYEIPKKVFANTKVQNISLGITGNNLWDLYNPYPDHYRNMYDNSSVGYPTLRSWSLNFNMSF, from the coding sequence ATGAAACAAGCACTTATTAAAAGATGTAGCTTTCTTTTGTTTGCATTGATGAGTATAGTGAGTTATGCTCAAACTACAACCCACGTAACTGTAACAGGAACTGTTACTGACAGCTTCGGAGGTCTTATACCGGGTGTAAACGTAACAGAAAAATCTACAAAAAATACCGTTACAACAGATTATAGCGGAAAGTATTCTATTAAAGTAAAAGCTGGAGGAAGCTTGGTTTTTTCTTTCATTGGAATGAGAAAAGTGGAGATGCCTTTAGATGGCCGTACAATTGTTAATGCAAAAATGACCGAAGATTCAAATCAGCTGGACAACATTGTGGTTGTAGGTTATGGTACTCAGAAGAAAAAAGAACTTACTGGTGCTATTGCAACTATTAAACCGGATGATTTAATGGATTTGCCTGTAACTAATTTATCTGACGCTTTAAAAGGACTACTTCCTGGTGTTACGGTTACTCCAAGTTCTGGGCGTCCTGGAGATGCTGGTTCTATCAAAATTCGTCAGACTTTTGGTTATTCAAAAGATGGAAATTCCACCATACCTTTAGTTATTATTGATGATATGGTTCAGGTTGATCCGGCATCTGGTCTGGCTACATTAGATGCTTTTAACAGATTAGATCCTTCAGAGATTGAAAGTATAACAGTTTTAAAAGATGCATCAGCAGCTATTTATGGTTCTCGTGCATCTCAAGGTGCGATTGTTGTAAAAACTAAAAGAGGAAAAGTTGGTAAAGCTAAGTTTAGTTACAACAGCCAATTTGTGGTTAATGACGCTGTTAGTCATACTAAAACAATGAGCGCTTATGAATATGGGGTTTTTAATAACAGATATTTAACGGCTCAAAACCCAACGATTGCTCCGGCAAGTTTATTTTCTGCTTCAGAATTGGAACAAATGAAAAGTTTAAATTATGACTGGCTAAAAGAGGCTTGGAAACCGGCTATTCAACAAAAACATTCGTTTAATGTAAGCGGAGGTAGTGAAGATATTACTTATTTTGCAGGTGCTACTTATTTAACACAAGATGCGAATATGGGTTATCAAAAATATGACAAGTGGAATTATCGTACAGGAATTAATGCAAAAGTTGCAAAAAATTTAGATTTTTCTGCTTCTATTTCCGGAACAACGGCATTTATTGATAAATCATTTACAAAAGCATCAGCAAATATCAGTGACGGTAGTTACGGATCTGCAGCTGGTGGTGAGCAGGCAGATTATGGATACTTGGTGCATATGCCAAAGTTTATTCCTTGGGAAACAACTGTTGATGGTAAACAATATTATATGTCTCCATTTCCTAATACAAATAAAAATTTCGGAAGTGCAAATGCAAATAATAATATTGCAGGATGGAATTATTTTGCCAACCTTGATAATGGTTCACACCAAACAACAGATGATGGTTCTTTTAACGTAAATGCTTCGTTAAATTATAAAGTAGAAGCAATTAAAGGTTTGTCTTTTAAAGCAAGTTTTGCAAGAACTAAAAACTCTACTTATTCAGAACAAATTCAATTGCCTTATGATTTGGCAAGAATCACAAATTATCAATTGCAGGATAATCACCTTGCAAGCGCTGCTTACCCAAGTAGTACTATTAAAAATCCAGAAGTAGGTGGTATTATTGACTATGCTATCGAAACTAACGTTAGAAACTCAAGAGTATACTATAATAGTAACTTTTCTAAAAATACTCAGGCAAACTTCTTTGCCAATTATAACAGAACTTTTGGAAGTCATCAAATTAGTGCAATGGTTGGTGGTGAAAGAGCTGAATCTGAGTGGCAAAGTAGCCGTGTTGCCTTTTTTGACACTCCAAAAGATTACTTAGGAGATTGGCGTACTGCCGGAAAACCAGATACAGGTAATTCAACAGCTTTAAAAGGAAACAATGCGACACTTTCGTATTTTGGAACTTTAAATTATAATTATCAATCGAAATATTTAGTACAATTTCTTATCCGTAGTGATGCTTCTACTAAGTTTGCGCCAGAAAATTATTGGGGAACTTTTCCTTCACTTCAATTGGGTTGGGTAGCTTCTAAAGAAGAATGGTTTGAAAAAGCCCTTCCGGGAGTAAATTTCCTTAAATTCAGATATTCTATTGGTAAAACAGGAAAAGATAACCTTCAGCCTTTCAAATGGTATCAATATTATGATGTTAGTGTTAATAAAGGTTGGGGATTTGGACCAAATGGAGGTCAGCTAGTAGGAGGGTTAACTCCTAAAGTAAGCCCGAACAGAGATGCAAAATGGGATTCTACGTTAAAGCATAATTTTGGTATAGATATGGCTTTTTTACGTAACAGATTGCAAATTACTACAGATTTCTATTATGACATAACAAAAGATATGTTAACAGATATGGGTAGTGCAACTGGTGTACCAATTTCTGTTGGTGGAGCATTTGCAGAACAAAATTATGCACATGTTGATGCTTGGGGATCTGAACTTAGCGTTAACTGGAGTGATAAAATAAATACTAAATTAAGTTATGATGTAGGAGTGAATTTTAGTTATGGAGATAACAAAATTGTAAAATATCCGGATCAGGGAAATTTACTTCCATCTAATAATACAAAAAGAGAAGGATATTCAGATGGGTTTCAACCGGTATGGGGATTCAAAACATGGAACGAAACTTCGACAGGAGATGGTATCTTGCGTACTGATCAGGACGTTACAAATTATTGGAACTATTTAACTCAAAATGCAACGGCAGCTGGTGGTACTCCAAGTTATTTAGGAATAACGGACCCTACTAAAATTCAGAAAGGTTCATTAGCTTATCAGGATCTTGCAGGTGTACTTAATGCAGATGGAACTCTTGGTGGACCAAACGGTCAGGTTCTTGCAGGAAATGACTATGCTAAATTAGCAAATAGCAGCAGAACATATACTGTTAATACTAACTTGGGTATGAAGTATAGCGGTTTTTCTTTTAGAACTCAAATAGTAACTTCTTGGGGAGGAGCAAATTTTGTTGACCTGGTTAATCAGGGAACTTCTAGTGCTAATAACATGTGGGCACGTGAAACTTTCTGGAATGATATGTACGGAGCTGATAATCCAAATGGTAAATATCCTAATTTAGCTCAAACAGGAGTATTAAGCCCATCTGATTTTTGGCAGCTGAACACTTTCCGTTGTTTTATTAGAAATTTAACTGTGGCATATGAAATTCCTAAAAAAGTTTTCGCTAATACTAAAGTGCAAAACATATCATTAGGTATAACAGGTAATAACCTTTGGGATTTATATAATCCTTATCCTGATCATTATCGAAACATGTACGACAATTCATCTGTAGGTTATCCTACACTTAGATCATGGTCACTTAATTTCAACATGTCATTCTAA